In Paenibacillus sp. J23TS9, a single genomic region encodes these proteins:
- the spoIVA gene encoding stage IV sporulation protein A yields the protein MEKVDIFKDIAERTGGDIYLGVVGAVRTGKSTFIKRFMETIVLPNIASEADRARAVDELPQSAAGKTIMTTEPKFVPNNAVQIKVAEGLDVNVRLVDCVGYAVEGAKGYEDENGPRMISTPWFEEPIPFQEAAEIGTRKVIQEHSTLGVVVTTDGSIAEIPRGSYVEAEERVIAELKEVGKPFVLVINSTRPRSEETLQLRNELAEKYDIPVMSLSAATMTEDDVTGVLREVLYEFPVHEVNVNLPSWVMVLNEKHWLRSNYENSVRDTVKDIRRLRDVDRVVSQFMDYEFINRAALSGMNMGQGVAEIDLFAPDELYDQILMEVVGVEIRGKDHLLQLMQEFSHAKREYDRFAEALEMVKTTGYGIAAPSLAEMSLDEPELIRQGTRFGVRLKATAPSIHMIRVDVESEFSPIIGTEKQSEELVRYLIQDFENDPIKIWDSDIFGRSLHSIVREGIQGKIAMMPDNARYKLQETLGRIINEGSGGLIAIIL from the coding sequence TTGGAAAAAGTGGACATTTTTAAAGACATTGCCGAACGCACCGGCGGGGATATTTACCTGGGTGTCGTCGGCGCGGTCCGAACAGGCAAGTCAACTTTCATCAAACGGTTCATGGAAACCATCGTGCTTCCGAACATCGCAAGCGAAGCCGACCGTGCCAGAGCCGTAGATGAACTGCCGCAGAGCGCAGCAGGCAAAACCATTATGACAACCGAGCCGAAGTTTGTGCCAAACAACGCAGTGCAAATTAAGGTGGCTGAAGGTCTGGACGTCAACGTCCGCCTGGTGGACTGTGTGGGCTATGCGGTTGAAGGTGCGAAGGGATATGAGGACGAAAACGGTCCGCGTATGATTTCCACTCCCTGGTTTGAGGAACCGATTCCATTCCAGGAAGCAGCTGAAATCGGAACACGCAAAGTAATTCAGGAGCATTCCACGCTTGGCGTGGTTGTTACAACAGACGGCTCTATTGCCGAAATTCCCCGCGGTTCTTACGTGGAGGCAGAAGAGCGTGTCATTGCTGAACTCAAGGAAGTGGGTAAGCCATTCGTTCTTGTAATCAACTCTACCCGTCCGCGCAGTGAAGAAACACTCCAGCTTCGGAATGAACTTGCTGAAAAGTATGACATTCCGGTCATGTCTCTCAGCGCTGCTACGATGACTGAGGATGACGTCACAGGGGTTCTTCGTGAAGTTCTCTATGAATTCCCTGTGCACGAAGTGAACGTGAATCTGCCGAGCTGGGTGATGGTGCTGAACGAGAAGCACTGGCTCCGCAGCAACTATGAAAATTCCGTCCGCGATACGGTGAAGGATATCCGTCGTCTGCGTGATGTGGACCGTGTAGTATCGCAGTTCATGGATTATGAGTTCATTAACCGTGCTGCTCTCAGCGGCATGAACATGGGTCAGGGTGTAGCGGAGATCGACTTGTTCGCTCCGGATGAATTATATGACCAGATCCTCATGGAAGTGGTCGGTGTTGAAATCCGCGGCAAGGATCATCTGCTGCAGCTGATGCAGGAATTCTCTCATGCCAAACGGGAGTATGACCGCTTCGCTGAGGCACTGGAGATGGTCAAGACGACGGGTTACGGCATTGCTGCACCATCTCTTGCGGAAATGTCATTGGATGAGCCTGAGCTCATTCGTCAGGGAACAAGATTTGGCGTGAGACTGAAGGCTACTGCACCTTCGATCCACATGATCCGGGTGGATGTTGAATCCGAATTCTCCCCGATCATCGGCACCGAGAAGCAAAGTGAGGAGCTTGTGCGCTACCTCATCCAGGATTTCGAAAACGATCCGATCAAAATTTGGGATTCAGACATCTTCGGCCGGTCTCTGCACTCCATCGTCCGCGAAGGTATTCAAGGCAAGATTGCCATGATGCCGGATAATGCAAGATACAAACTTCAGGAGACACTTGGCAGGATCATCAACGAAGGCTCTGGCGGTCTCATTGCCATCATCTTATAA
- a CDS encoding HU family DNA-binding protein: MNKSELISQVSETAELSKKDATKAVDAVFESIAQALQSGDKVQLVGFGNFEVRERSARKGRNPQTGEEIEIPSSKIPAFKPGKALKDGIK, encoded by the coding sequence ATGAATAAATCCGAACTGATTTCCCAAGTATCTGAAACGGCAGAATTGTCCAAGAAGGATGCGACTAAAGCGGTTGACGCTGTGTTCGAATCCATTGCACAAGCTCTGCAAAGCGGAGACAAAGTCCAACTCGTTGGATTTGGCAACTTTGAAGTTCGCGAACGTTCTGCACGCAAAGGACGCAACCCGCAAACAGGTGAAGAAATCGAAATCCCTTCGAGCAAAATTCCTGCTTTCAAACCAGGCAAAGCGCTCAAAGACGGAATCAAATAA
- the mtrB gene encoding trp RNA-binding attenuation protein MtrB produces MENTNNTDYIVVKAKENGVQVIGLTRGTDTKFHHTEKLDKGEVLIAQFTDHTSAMKIRGKAEVQTKHGVIESES; encoded by the coding sequence ATGGAAAATACCAATAATACGGATTACATTGTCGTCAAGGCCAAGGAAAACGGTGTGCAAGTGATCGGACTGACCCGGGGTACGGATACCAAGTTTCATCACACGGAAAAGCTCGACAAGGGTGAAGTCCTGATTGCTCAGTTTACAGATCATACTTCTGCAATGAAAATTCGTGGCAAGGCAGAAGTTCAGACGAAGCATGGCGTTATCGAGAGCGAAAGCTAG
- a CDS encoding heptaprenyl diphosphate synthase component 1: MKPYRVPQLAKKYVEYDMIQKHTELPPFPDARVQLLYIFLNQGTSKTSVHSELFSLVTSLVQMGIDTHETIDTQEGKPGEGFMRSRQLKVLAGDYFSSRFYQILSQKGQIETVSRLSQAICDVNVLKMNLYGKMKSLFMSAEEYLRQTVQLNMQLFLSFTPLLEESLHDLWNTLLRNVSECETVAREMQRSSNEPFMYSYSYWHILDVASEEDKQALRERKIDNKDWKKLMLKYKAGEHMAEKLRQAVNGVQSILKSVKADSRFREIGQVLEPFQRQLHASGSAVGEG, translated from the coding sequence ATGAAACCGTACCGCGTACCCCAACTAGCAAAGAAATATGTCGAATACGACATGATACAAAAACATACGGAGCTGCCGCCTTTTCCTGACGCCCGTGTTCAGCTGTTATATATTTTTCTGAACCAGGGAACAAGCAAGACATCCGTTCATAGCGAATTGTTCTCGCTGGTTACCTCCCTGGTGCAAATGGGTATAGATACGCATGAAACGATTGATACGCAGGAGGGCAAGCCGGGAGAAGGATTTATGCGTTCCCGCCAGCTGAAGGTTCTCGCAGGAGATTATTTCAGCAGCCGGTTTTATCAGATCCTGTCTCAAAAAGGGCAAATCGAGACTGTGTCACGTCTCAGTCAGGCGATTTGCGACGTGAACGTGTTAAAAATGAATTTGTATGGGAAAATGAAGAGCCTGTTCATGTCAGCGGAAGAATATTTGCGGCAAACGGTGCAGCTGAATATGCAGCTGTTTCTTTCTTTTACTCCCCTGCTCGAAGAATCCTTGCATGATTTGTGGAATACGCTCCTGCGCAATGTCAGCGAGTGTGAGACCGTAGCAAGAGAAATGCAGCGGAGCAGTAATGAGCCGTTTATGTACAGTTATTCGTATTGGCATATCCTGGATGTTGCCAGTGAAGAAGACAAACAGGCACTCAGAGAACGTAAAATCGACAACAAGGATTGGAAAAAGCTGATGCTGAAATATAAAGCAGGAGAGCATATGGCTGAAAAGCTTCGCCAAGCGGTAAACGGTGTTCAGTCCATACTGAAAAGCGTCAAGGCTGATAGCCGCTTCCGTGAAATCGGACAAGTTTTGGAGCCTTTCCAGCGGCAGCTTCATGCTTCCGGATCTGCTGTCGGAGAAGGGTAG
- a CDS encoding demethylmenaquinone methyltransferase, with protein MNINTSEPKAHTEEQYDHVQSVFESIAPKYDIMNDILSFRRHKAWRKFAMKKMAMKPGDTAVDLCCGTCDWTLSMAEASGNGKMVGLDFSPNMLKVGESKVRAKHLEDQITLVQGNAMELPFEDNRFDYATIGFGLRNVPDLEKVLQEMRRVVKPGGMVVCLELSKPTWQPFKGIYYFYFQKILPNMGKLFAKRYEQYKWLPDSLALFPGREELATIFRNVGLQHVEAFPLTGGIAALHIGIKENRHV; from the coding sequence ATGAATATCAATACTTCTGAGCCCAAAGCACATACGGAGGAACAATATGATCATGTCCAGTCCGTATTCGAAAGCATAGCTCCCAAGTACGACATTATGAATGACATTTTGAGCTTCCGCAGACACAAGGCTTGGCGTAAATTTGCCATGAAGAAGATGGCGATGAAACCGGGTGATACGGCGGTGGATCTGTGCTGTGGAACCTGCGACTGGACACTGAGCATGGCTGAAGCAAGCGGAAACGGTAAAATGGTGGGACTGGATTTCAGTCCGAACATGCTTAAGGTTGGGGAGAGCAAGGTACGCGCCAAGCACTTGGAAGACCAAATTACACTGGTTCAGGGGAATGCAATGGAGCTGCCGTTCGAAGATAACCGCTTTGACTATGCCACCATTGGATTTGGGCTGCGGAATGTGCCTGATTTGGAAAAGGTGCTTCAGGAAATGAGAAGAGTCGTTAAACCGGGCGGCATGGTAGTTTGTCTGGAATTGTCCAAACCTACCTGGCAGCCGTTTAAAGGCATTTATTATTTTTATTTTCAAAAAATACTGCCTAATATGGGCAAGCTCTTTGCCAAAAGATATGAGCAGTACAAGTGGTTGCCGGATTCATTAGCCCTTTTTCCAGGAAGGGAGGAGCTGGCAACGATATTCCGGAACGTCGGTTTACAGCATGTCGAGGCCTTTCCCCTGACTGGTGGCATCGCGGCATTACATATTGGGATTAAGGAGAATCGGCATGTTTAA
- a CDS encoding UbiA-like polyprenyltransferase has protein sequence MFKKIGVFLEMIKIEHTLFALPFAFMGAILGSVVVNSHLPSWAQIGWILMAMFGARSAAFGLNRMIDQVIDKKNPRTAGRAIPAGLLKNAEVIVFTIVSFILLFWAAYELSSLALKLLPIAVFMLVFYSYTKRFTWLCHLVLGLTLGLAPLGGWVAVTNSIDWVAVLLYVTVAFWTAGFDVIYAIQDMEFDKNEGLYSIPARFGIHKSLQIAKFFHVVTAVGFVVLFFTTDLSWWYFAGMVISYIILFYEHYILSPKDMSKLQTSFFTMNSVLSIAVFVFTLIDLVVQYH, from the coding sequence ATGTTTAAGAAAATCGGTGTTTTTTTGGAAATGATTAAGATTGAGCATACATTGTTTGCCCTTCCTTTTGCTTTCATGGGAGCCATTCTGGGATCGGTAGTGGTCAATAGCCACCTGCCTTCATGGGCACAGATCGGCTGGATTCTTATGGCCATGTTCGGGGCAAGAAGTGCGGCATTCGGTCTGAATCGGATGATTGACCAGGTTATCGATAAAAAGAATCCGCGTACGGCTGGCCGTGCGATTCCTGCGGGGCTTCTGAAGAATGCGGAAGTCATCGTATTTACGATCGTGTCATTTATTTTATTATTCTGGGCGGCATATGAACTCTCGTCCCTTGCGTTGAAGCTGCTTCCTATTGCAGTGTTTATGCTCGTATTTTATTCGTATACCAAACGGTTTACCTGGCTTTGCCATCTGGTGCTTGGTTTAACGCTCGGCCTTGCTCCACTGGGAGGGTGGGTTGCAGTGACTAACAGCATCGATTGGGTTGCTGTCCTGCTCTATGTAACGGTTGCTTTCTGGACTGCAGGGTTTGATGTGATCTATGCGATTCAAGACATGGAGTTTGACAAAAACGAGGGGTTATATTCCATTCCTGCACGTTTTGGGATTCATAAATCACTTCAGATTGCAAAGTTTTTCCATGTTGTGACGGCGGTTGGCTTTGTGGTTCTGTTCTTCACGACAGATCTTAGCTGGTGGTATTTTGCCGGAATGGTGATCTCATATATTATTTTATTCTATGAACACTACATCCTGTCTCCTAAAGATATGAGCAAGCTGCAAACCTCGTTCTTTACGATGAACAGCGTACTTAGTATTGCGGTATTCGTATTTACACTGATTGATCTGGTGGTGCAGTACCATTGA
- a CDS encoding UbiX family flavin prenyltransferase, translated as MIHTENEKRGWVVGITGASGSVYGVRLVEVLLEQGFPVHVVVSNAGWRVLSEELEWNAGKREQILREKFDGLPGKLYYHPIADIGATIASGSFRVEGMVIAPCSMGTLSAVANGTSDNLMTRAADVMLKEGRTLVLVPRETPLHAIHLENMLKLARLGVRIIPAMPAFYFHPETIADLVDFQVGKMLDSMRVEHRLFTRWNGGQAAARLSTEN; from the coding sequence TTGATACATACGGAAAATGAAAAGCGGGGCTGGGTCGTCGGCATAACGGGAGCAAGCGGCTCCGTTTACGGGGTGCGCTTGGTCGAAGTGCTGCTTGAACAAGGCTTTCCTGTTCATGTCGTGGTATCCAACGCGGGTTGGCGGGTGCTAAGCGAGGAACTGGAATGGAATGCCGGCAAGAGGGAACAGATTCTTAGAGAGAAGTTCGACGGACTCCCGGGGAAACTGTATTATCATCCCATTGCCGATATCGGTGCAACTATTGCAAGCGGATCGTTTCGGGTAGAGGGCATGGTGATTGCTCCATGCTCCATGGGGACGCTGTCTGCAGTCGCAAACGGGACCTCCGATAATTTAATGACCCGTGCAGCGGATGTAATGCTGAAGGAGGGGCGGACGCTGGTTCTGGTGCCACGCGAGACGCCTCTTCACGCCATCCATCTCGAAAATATGCTGAAGCTCGCCAGGCTGGGCGTACGGATTATCCCGGCTATGCCGGCTTTTTATTTTCATCCGGAAACGATTGCGGATTTGGTTGATTTTCAGGTGGGGAAAATGCTTGATAGCATGCGCGTTGAGCATCGTCTCTTTACTCGCTGGAACGGCGGTCAAGCTGCGGCTAGGTTGTCTACAGAGAATTGA
- a CDS encoding polyprenyl synthetase family protein translates to MKRLDIFGLLKKDMNYIEDELFRSIEGEHELLNETSMHLLKAGGKRLRPVFVLMGGKFGSYDLEKLKHVAVPLELIHMASLVHDDVIDDADTRRGELTVKSKWDNRIAMYTGDYIYARALMIAAQLGNPLIHQVLSKAMVEMSIGEMEQIRDFFNTEQNVRRYLLRIRRKTALLIAISCQLGAVASDADRKTVNLLYRYGYNVGMAYQIQDDLLDLCGTEKQIGKPPGSDMRQGNITIPVIYALQDEELRGPLLREISYIRERNGECDVTGAIRIIKESKGITKAEELADRYFKKAFDALERLPDIRTKKNLRDIANFVAKRSY, encoded by the coding sequence ATGAAAAGATTAGACATATTCGGCTTACTGAAAAAAGACATGAATTATATTGAAGACGAGCTCTTTCGGAGTATCGAAGGCGAGCATGAACTGCTGAACGAAACGTCCATGCACCTGCTTAAAGCGGGAGGAAAGCGTCTGCGTCCGGTATTTGTCCTGATGGGCGGCAAATTCGGCTCTTATGATCTGGAAAAGCTGAAGCATGTGGCTGTCCCCTTGGAGCTGATTCATATGGCTTCTCTGGTTCATGATGACGTGATCGATGATGCGGATACACGCCGCGGGGAGCTGACCGTCAAGTCAAAGTGGGATAACCGCATCGCGATGTACACAGGGGATTATATTTATGCCCGAGCGCTTATGATCGCTGCGCAGCTGGGAAATCCTCTGATCCATCAGGTGCTTTCCAAAGCAATGGTCGAAATGTCCATCGGTGAAATGGAACAGATCCGTGATTTCTTTAATACGGAACAGAACGTGCGCCGTTATCTTCTGCGTATCCGCCGGAAAACCGCTCTACTGATCGCGATCAGCTGCCAGCTTGGTGCTGTTGCATCCGACGCTGATCGGAAAACCGTTAATCTGCTGTACCGCTATGGCTACAATGTCGGCATGGCGTATCAGATCCAGGATGATCTGCTCGATCTGTGCGGCACCGAAAAGCAGATCGGCAAGCCGCCGGGTAGCGACATGAGACAGGGAAACATTACGATTCCGGTCATATATGCATTGCAGGACGAAGAATTACGGGGTCCGCTGCTGCGTGAAATCAGCTATATCCGTGAACGAAACGGGGAATGTGATGTCACGGGTGCCATTCGAATCATCAAGGAAAGCAAGGGCATTACGAAGGCGGAGGAGTTGGCCGACCGCTACTTCAAAAAAGCGTTTGACGCGCTTGAACGGCTGCCGGACATTCGGACGAAGAAAAACCTCAGGGATATTGCAAATTTTGTTGCGAAGCGCTCTTATTAA
- the ndk gene encoding nucleoside-diphosphate kinase, with amino-acid sequence MERTFLMVKPDGVQRGLIGRIVARLEDKGFTMAAGKLVQVSEEQAKRHYAEHEGKDFYDNLVRFITSGPVFAMVWEGDDIIALSRILMGKTNVKEALPGTIRGDYASHTPHNLIHGSDSPESSAREIANFFEAHELVNYDKSISPWM; translated from the coding sequence ATGGAACGAACTTTTTTAATGGTCAAGCCTGATGGCGTTCAGCGCGGTTTAATCGGCAGAATTGTTGCGAGACTGGAAGACAAGGGATTCACCATGGCAGCCGGCAAGCTGGTCCAGGTATCTGAGGAGCAGGCGAAGCGGCATTATGCCGAGCATGAAGGAAAAGACTTTTATGATAATCTGGTGCGCTTCATTACTTCCGGCCCTGTGTTCGCTATGGTTTGGGAAGGCGATGATATTATTGCGCTGTCCCGAATTCTGATGGGGAAAACAAATGTAAAAGAAGCTCTGCCGGGTACAATCCGAGGCGATTATGCATCGCATACACCTCATAATCTGATTCATGGGTCCGACTCTCCAGAAAGCAGCGCGCGCGAAATTGCTAATTTTTTTGAAGCGCATGAACTGGTGAATTACGACAAAAGCATTTCGCCGTGGATGTAA
- a CDS encoding protein-glutamate O-methyltransferase CheR, protein MNPFSQSGGAPAGEHQPDPDYLKFIQNIKQSTGIDLSEYKEAQMKRRLTTLRVKNGYQSFASFYEAISKDKTLFYEFLDRMTINVSEFWRNPNRWEVLRDIILPELSAGGNRRLKVWSAACSTGEEPYTLAMILDGKGLLADSSLVATDIDEGALAKAKQGLYMERSLKDVPQDVASRYFAQDGLMYKFSEQLKKSVQFRKQNLLMDRFEEKHDLIVCRNVMIYFTEDAKNKLYHKFAEALRPGGYLFVGSTEQIFTPGQYGLEPTETFFYRKKS, encoded by the coding sequence ATGAACCCGTTTTCTCAATCCGGAGGCGCTCCTGCCGGAGAGCATCAACCGGATCCGGATTATTTGAAATTCATTCAAAATATTAAGCAAAGTACCGGCATTGATTTGTCGGAGTATAAAGAAGCCCAAATGAAGCGCCGTTTGACGACACTTCGGGTAAAAAATGGCTATCAAAGCTTTGCGTCTTTCTATGAAGCCATTTCTAAGGACAAAACTCTTTTCTATGAATTCCTCGATCGTATGACCATCAATGTTTCAGAATTTTGGCGTAATCCCAACCGTTGGGAGGTTCTTAGAGATATCATTCTCCCTGAGCTGTCCGCAGGCGGCAATCGTCGCCTCAAGGTGTGGAGTGCCGCCTGCTCCACGGGTGAAGAGCCTTATACCCTTGCTATGATTCTTGATGGAAAAGGGTTGCTGGCTGATTCATCTCTGGTTGCGACTGACATTGATGAAGGGGCTTTGGCAAAGGCGAAGCAAGGACTCTATATGGAACGCTCTTTGAAGGACGTGCCTCAAGATGTCGCTTCCCGTTATTTTGCACAGGATGGCTTGATGTATAAATTCAGCGAACAGTTGAAGAAAAGCGTTCAGTTCCGCAAACAAAACTTGCTTATGGACCGTTTCGAGGAGAAACATGATCTGATTGTCTGCCGAAATGTGATGATTTATTTTACAGAGGATGCCAAAAACAAACTGTATCATAAGTTTGCGGAGGCCCTTCGTCCAGGCGGCTATTTGTTTGTTGGCAGCACAGAGCAGATATTTACACCTGGGCAATATGGCCTCGAACCGACAGAAACCTTTTTCTACCGGAAGAAATCCTGA
- the aroC gene encoding chorismate synthase codes for MSIRYLTAGETHGPQLTAIIEGLPSNLKLDFEALNFQLHRRQKGHGRGRRMQIEKDTAKIVGGVRHGVTTGAPVAIVVENKDWASWNQIMNVEPIEGSDEEKRRVHRPRPGHADLNGGLKYNLKDLRNVLERSSARETAVRVACGAIARQFLEAFGVKIGGQVIRIGEIEAPANQLSVDELNERTEASSVRVVDSETEQKMEAYIDQIKKEGDSVGGVVECVVEGLPVGLGSYVQYDRKLDGRIAQAVMSINAFKGVEIGIGFEAGVLRGSQVHDEIIHEDGQGYYRASNRLGGFEGGMTNGMPVVVRGVMKPIPTLYKPLRSVDIDTKEPFTAQVERSDACAVPAASVVMEHVVAWEIAKAFLEKFGGDSMDEIRANYNNYLTQVENY; via the coding sequence ATGAGTATTCGTTACTTAACAGCCGGGGAGACGCATGGTCCCCAGCTTACTGCCATTATTGAAGGTTTGCCAAGCAATCTTAAGCTTGATTTTGAAGCATTGAATTTCCAGCTCCACCGCCGCCAGAAAGGTCATGGTCGTGGACGCCGGATGCAAATTGAGAAGGACACTGCAAAAATCGTCGGTGGCGTACGCCATGGCGTAACGACAGGTGCACCCGTGGCCATCGTGGTGGAAAATAAGGACTGGGCCAGCTGGAACCAGATCATGAATGTTGAGCCAATTGAAGGCAGTGATGAAGAGAAGCGTCGTGTGCATCGTCCACGTCCGGGTCATGCGGATTTGAACGGAGGCCTGAAATATAATTTGAAGGATCTTCGGAATGTGCTGGAACGGTCCAGCGCAAGAGAAACGGCCGTCCGCGTCGCTTGTGGAGCGATCGCCCGCCAGTTTCTTGAAGCCTTCGGCGTGAAGATAGGCGGACAAGTTATACGTATCGGAGAGATTGAGGCACCTGCCAACCAACTATCTGTGGATGAGCTAAATGAGCGGACAGAAGCTTCTTCCGTACGAGTGGTGGACTCCGAAACGGAACAAAAGATGGAAGCTTATATCGATCAAATTAAAAAAGAAGGCGACTCGGTCGGCGGGGTTGTCGAGTGTGTTGTTGAAGGTCTGCCGGTTGGACTTGGAAGCTATGTCCAGTATGACCGAAAACTTGATGGGCGCATTGCTCAGGCGGTGATGTCGATTAACGCATTCAAGGGTGTAGAGATTGGTATCGGATTTGAAGCGGGCGTTCTCCGTGGGTCTCAGGTGCATGATGAGATTATTCACGAAGACGGACAAGGATACTACCGCGCAAGTAATCGTCTCGGCGGTTTTGAGGGTGGCATGACGAATGGAATGCCTGTGGTTGTGCGCGGCGTAATGAAGCCGATCCCAACTCTTTACAAGCCGCTCAGAAGTGTGGACATTGATACAAAGGAACCATTTACAGCTCAGGTTGAGCGTTCTGATGCTTGTGCGGTACCTGCGGCGAGTGTCGTGATGGAACATGTCGTGGCATGGGAAATCGCCAAAGCTTTCCTTGAGAAATTCGGAGGCGATTCGATGGATGAGATCCGTGCGAATTACAATAACTACTTAACACAAGTGGAGAATTACTGA
- the aroB gene encoding 3-dehydroquinate synthase, with amino-acid sequence MRNVHVELGERSYPIYIGSGLLPQAAAYLIKHGLSVKSPHLVVTDDKVAPYHLETLKSSLQEAGFRLVISIVKSGEGSKSLSVFENVMTDAIQGGLDRNSSVIALGGGVVGDLAGFVAATYMRGISFIQMPTTILAHDSSVGGKVAVNHPLAKNMIGAFHQPEFVLYDLDTLTTLPPREVSAGLAEMVKHGLIKDEAFAYWCKDHAGKLLALDLDSLGYGLERGVAIKADVVSQDEREGGLRAILNLGHTIGHAIEAVGGYGEFLHGEAISIGMAGSALLAEALGRKKGIYAETAAMLTALNLPVVLPEHLDEDDLMEAMMHDKKFKEGTMVFVVPDSIGSVSIVKDIPQQLVRDILKQLRKGGEAHV; translated from the coding sequence ATGAGAAACGTACATGTGGAATTGGGAGAGCGTTCGTATCCGATCTATATCGGCTCCGGCCTGCTGCCGCAGGCCGCGGCTTATCTGATAAAGCATGGATTATCTGTTAAAAGTCCGCATCTGGTTGTCACAGACGATAAGGTCGCTCCTTATCACCTTGAAACCTTGAAGTCCTCGCTGCAAGAGGCAGGATTCCGGTTAGTGATCTCAATCGTTAAATCCGGAGAAGGGTCCAAATCTTTGTCAGTCTTTGAAAATGTCATGACAGATGCCATTCAGGGTGGACTTGATCGCAACTCATCTGTTATCGCCCTTGGTGGAGGCGTCGTTGGAGATTTGGCCGGTTTCGTAGCCGCTACTTATATGCGCGGTATTTCATTTATCCAGATGCCAACCACCATCCTGGCACATGACAGCAGCGTTGGCGGCAAGGTTGCCGTTAACCATCCGCTTGCCAAAAATATGATTGGCGCATTTCATCAGCCTGAATTTGTGCTGTATGATCTTGACACCCTTACAACACTTCCTCCCCGCGAGGTTTCTGCCGGATTGGCTGAAATGGTCAAGCATGGCCTCATCAAAGACGAAGCGTTTGCATACTGGTGCAAGGATCATGCGGGTAAACTGTTAGCCCTTGATTTAGATTCGCTTGGATATGGTTTGGAGCGGGGCGTTGCTATTAAAGCGGATGTTGTATCCCAGGATGAACGTGAAGGTGGTCTGCGTGCCATATTAAACCTTGGACATACCATTGGACATGCGATAGAGGCTGTTGGCGGCTATGGAGAGTTTTTGCATGGTGAAGCCATCTCGATCGGAATGGCCGGCTCGGCGCTCTTGGCTGAGGCATTGGGACGAAAAAAAGGTATCTATGCTGAAACGGCAGCAATGCTTACCGCTCTGAATCTGCCGGTTGTACTACCGGAGCATTTGGATGAGGACGACCTGATGGAGGCTATGATGCATGATAAGAAGTTCAAGGAAGGTACAATGGTATTTGTGGTACCGGATTCGATCGGCTCAGTCAGCATTGTGAAGGATATTCCGCAGCAACTGGTCAGAGATATCCTGAAACAGCTTAGAAAAGGAGGAGAAGCCCATGTATAA
- the aroH gene encoding chorismate mutase — MYNRGIRGATTVELNEEREILDETVVLMREIVERNEVNPEDICSVWITLTQDLDAAFPAKAIRQLEGWELVPLMCSVEVPVKGSLPRCIRLMVQVNTEKSQSDIKHVYMNEAKKLRPDLAAPKA; from the coding sequence ATGTATAACCGAGGTATTCGCGGTGCGACAACCGTGGAGCTTAATGAGGAACGTGAAATTCTGGATGAAACTGTCGTATTAATGCGTGAAATCGTGGAGCGCAATGAAGTAAATCCGGAAGATATTTGCAGTGTTTGGATCACCCTGACTCAAGATCTGGACGCCGCATTTCCGGCGAAAGCTATCCGACAATTGGAGGGCTGGGAACTGGTTCCTTTGATGTGTTCCGTAGAAGTTCCTGTAAAAGGAAGCCTGCCGCGCTGCATCCGCCTAATGGTTCAGGTTAACACCGAAAAGAGCCAAAGCGATATTAAGCATGTGTATATGAACGAAGCGAAGAAGCTTCGCCCGGACCTTGCCGCCCCCAAGGCCTAA